The following nucleotide sequence is from Candidatus Woesearchaeota archaeon.
ATGGAAAGAAATCACTGGAACAAGAGATATTATGATTCATGCTTATTTCACTGTTGATCTCAATTTGGTGTGGAAAATTGTTGAAATACATCTCCCTGTATTAAAACAAGCAATACAAAACATATTAAAAGACCAAGATAAATAACTAAAGCCATGACAACCTTCCTTGACAATAAAAAAACTGAACAATTAAAAAAAGAGATTGATAAGTTTGAGCATGAACGAGAAACTATTATTAGACAATCACGTGATATTCTCAAAGCTTCAAAACATGCTATTTACAGCATCCAGAGAGATGATATGAAAACAGCTGAGCAGTTGTTAAAGGAAGCTGAAAAACATATTGGTAGTTTACGAAAAGGTTCTGATTATACTGATGCTATTGGAGCATTTAACGCAGCCTTGGAAGAATATGTTGAAGCGCAATGTTTTATGGCATTTGTCAAAAGCAAAAATATTCCAACCTATAAAGAATTGAAAGTTGGATTTGAACAATATTTATTAGGATTATGTGATTTTACCGGCGAATTAGGACGAAGAGCTGTGCTGCAGGCAACAGTTAAAAACAAAAAAGAAGTCCAACGGATACGAGATATTATTGATGAAGTATATGGTTTTTTTAGCCAATTAAATCTGGGCAATTCTGAATTAAGAAAGAAGTCTGATTCGATCAAATGGAATTTGAAGAAGGTTGAAGATTTATTGTATGATGTGAATAAATAGAAAAGAAAATAAAGATTATTTTGAACAAAACACTCCTGTTATAATTCTATCACTACGAACGTCACCTTTTTGAGGTTCAACTGTATACGAGTTAGTATCACTTCCGCAGCTTCCTTTTACACCACCATAACTACAGGGAACAATACCCTCTGAATGGATATCAAGTTGAATACCACTACAACTCTGATCTGTGCTTTGAAAACGATAATCTGTTTCAAAAGTATGACCTGCTATACATGTTGTAAAACCCATCTCTTTACAAATAACTCCACCCGTAGAACCATCAGATTGAAAATCACCATTCCCATAGAATGCTTTGATTTCATTAAAACCTATATATTTAGTACCTGTTTTAGACATAAATGCATTTTGTAAACTTTCAAAATCATCTTCAAACTCATCAACATCATCTTTAAGATCGTCAATAACATCTTTTAATTGATTCAAATCAGATTTAGCAGTATATCCACAGTCTTTCGTTGCTCTACATATATTATCTAAATTAACATCGCCCAATACAGGTTTCATACCTTTCACAGCTTGCCCAGTAACAACATTAGATGAGATGCCATTAGCATCCATCACCACATACCCAACAGCAAGAACAGCTAAAACAAGAAATACTATTGCCTCTTTTGATAATCCATTACTCATAATAACACCTCTTTTAGATGATACTCTCAATTTAGTTATTTTGTAATATATATATATATTACAAAATATAGTTTGAAAACAATATTACTTTTCCTGCTTGAAAGAGAAAACTTTATAAATCTATGTTAGTTACAATTAACATAAAATAGAATTTAGGTTAGTTACAAATGCCACAAATTAAAGAAATCCTGATTGAAGCAAACAAATGGTGGAAAGAACCATTACAAACAGAGTATAAAGAAAGAGAAATCTATGAAAAGATTAAGAAGTATGTTCCATTAAAGCAGATAATTGCTTTTACTGGTTTACGAAGAGTAGGAAAAACAACATTGATGCTTAAAATAGTGGAAGATGCAATAAAGGAAGGAATCAACCCTTATAACATAGTTTATTTTTCATGCGATGAATATCATGACATCGAACTAAGAACTGTTTTAAAAGAATATGAAGGTTTAAAAAATAAGTTGTTAGGAAATGAAAAATATATTTTTCTATTTGATGAAATACAGAAAGTAAAGAGTTGGGAAGAGCAGATAAAAAGAATCTACGATCTTCACAGCAAGAACATTAAAATTATTGTCTCGGGTTCAGAATCACTGTTTATTAGGAGAAAATCAAAAGAGTCTCTTGCTGGCAGGATATTTGAATTTAAAATCGAGTCATTAACTTTTAAAGAATTTTTATATTTTAAGGAAATTAAAATTGATAATGATAAACTACATGAAAAAGAGCTTGAGATGTTATTTAATGAATTTATAATAACACAGGGATTTCCAGAAATGATTGGCATACAGGACAAAGAAGTAATTAACAAATATCTGAGAGAAAACATTATTGATAAAACGATATATAATGATATTCCATTATTGTTTAGCATTAAAGATATTACCTTAGTGAAATCAATAGTTAATATCATTATGGAAAATCCTGGTCAAATAATTGAACTTAATGATTTAGCAAAGGAATTAAGCATTGCTAGACAGACCATTTCCCTTTATTTATCATATTTAGAGGACTCATTTCTCATAAGAAAACTCTATAATTACTCAAGAAACAGAAGAAAAATAGAAAGAAAATTAAAAAAATATTATCCTGCAATTCTTGATAGCAGCTTGTTGTTTAGAGAAGATGAATATTCTCAATCAAAAGTATTTGAAACAATAATAATAAATCAGTTAAATGCAGAGTTTTTTTGGAGAGATCCTTATAAGAATGAAGTTGATGCTGTTATTAATGTAAACAAACCTTTGCCGATTGAAATAAAGTATGGTAAAGTTGAAACTCATGGATTGTTAAAATTTATGGAAGAATTTAAATCTAAAGAAGGATATATCATTTCAAGAAATAAACAAGATAAAATACAACATGAGGGAAAAACAATAGTAATTATTCCAGCGTTCTTGTTTTTCAGGAGAAAAATCGAAGATCTGTCGTATGAGGTGAATAAATAGAAGTATAAAGGGAAACATTTATATATTTCTTTCCCTCTACATAGGGAATGGATACGAAAGCAATAGAAGAATACCTTATTGATGTTCAAAAAAGAGAATTTCCTTCAGTAATAAAAAGGGATTTGAAGCTTGCAGCAAGTAAAAAGATACAATCTATTATAGGTCCTAGAAGAGCAGGTAAAACATACTATCTGTTTCAAATCATGCAGGAATTGATACAGCAAGGAGTGCCTAAATCTCAAATAATTCACCTTAATTTTGAAGATCCTCGATTAATAGGCGTCAATTTTACTGAAATAAAGAGTATCGTTAATTTGCACTGGCAGTTATATCCTGATGGAGCAAATGCAAAACAGATGTTCATTTTTATAGATGAACCTCAAAATATTCTCAAATGGGAAACTGCTGTTCGCGCTTTGCATGATGAAGGATTTTATATTTATTTAACAGGATCAAGTTCAAAATTATTAAGTAAAGAGATTGCAACATCTTTGAGAGGAAGAACGCTTGCATATACACTCTTGCCTTTTTCGTTTAAAGAATTTTTATCATCGCAAAATAATAAAATAGACGCCGGAAGAATGAGTTCAAAAGAAAAATCATTATTACTGCATGATCTTAACAAATATTTGTCTTTTGGAGGTTTTCCTGAAGTATGCTTGGAAAAAAATGAAGACACAAAAATTAAAATCCTTAACGAATATTTTCAATCAATTGTATATAAAGATCTTGTTGAGAGATATGGCATAAAAAATATTCAACTGGTAAAATGGCTGATAAAATCGTTAGGCAGTTCCTTTTCAAAGGAGTTTAGTGTTAATAAAGTTTTTTTAACACTAAAAACTCAAGGAGTTCAGGTCAGCAAGAATACTTTGTATAATTATCTTTCAATGCTGGAAGATTCAGTATTTGTTTTTTTCTTAGAGAAATTCTCCTATTCTTATAGAAAAAAAGAATTCAGCATTAACAAAGTTTACCTTAATGATACTGGCTATGCAAAACTTATAGAAAGCAGTGATAATAAAGGAAGTAAAATGGAAAATGCAGTTTATTTAGAGTTAGAAAGAAGAAAGAAAGCTTTAACAACGTTGTCATACTGGAAAAATCAGCAGCAGGAAGAAGTTGATTTTGTCGTTAAAAATAGCAGCAAGATTGAGCAGTTAGTACAGGTATGTCATGATCTTACTGATATCTCAGTAAAAAAAAGAGAACTATCTGCGTTAATCAAAGCAAGTAAAGAATTACGAGCCAATCAATTGTTAATTATAACCTATGACTATGAAGGAAAAGAAAAACTTAAAGGAAAAACAATTTATTATATTCCATTATGGAAATGGCTTCTTACGAATAAATAAAGAATAGAATAAGGCAAGTTATAGACATTAGTAACTTTAGTTTATTGTTAGACTAATTGTTTTATTGCCTAGTAAGCATAAAAATTTATAAAAACTTAAAATAGTAATTCAATTATGAAAACCACTGATCATAAAAAAGCATTCTATCAAAGAGAAAAAAATACATTATACATAATCATTTTTGGCATTATTTTATTCAGCATGAGTTTTTTCATTGATAAAACAGTAATCGCATATGCAAAAACAATGCAGACGCCATATGGTGATTATTTTTTATCAGGAGCCAGCAACACATGGTTATTAGTGATGTTATTAGGAGTTCTCATAATGCTACTATTATATCTTAAACAAAAGCAGCATAATACGAGAGAATTTTTGCTGATAATGGGATTAACATTGGCAATAACAGGCATCATTAAAATAACAGTCATGCGTGAACGACCATTAGAAACAATATTTGAAGCTGGATTTTTTGATTATTCTTTTCCATCACAACACACTGCTTTTGCTGTTGCAACATTAGTCTTTGTTTGGAAAAAATTATCTTCAATCAAATATATCAAGTATGTTTATACAGGATTAGCCATACTTGTTGGACTAAGCAGAATTTATTTGCAAGCGCATTACTTAAGCGATGTAATAGCAGGAGCATTAATAGGATATATTGTTAGCTGGTGTGTTCTGGGATTACAATATAAGATCAAAGAAAAATCAGCAACATTTATAAAAACCTTATAGTAACTCCTTACCTATGCTGCGAACTCATACCTGTGGAGAATTAAGATTAGCAAATAAAGGATTAAAAGTAACCTTAGCTGGATGGAATAGTGTCCGAAGGGACCATGGAGGAGTTATCTTCATAGATTTGAGAGACAAATACGGTTTAACGCAAGTAGTTTTTGACCCTCGTCATAATAAAAAAGCTCATAGCATTGCAGAACGATTAAGCAGAGAAGACGTTATTCAGGTAAAAGGCAGTGTTCGACATCGAGGCAAAGATTTAGAAAATCCAAATCTTGAAACTGGTCAGATAGAAATTATAGTTGACGAAATTACTATTTTAAACAAATCTGCTACGCCACCCATAGAAATTGACGACAAAAAACCTGCTCATGAAGATATGCGCTTAAAATATCGTTATCTTGATCTACGAAGACCTGAAATGCAGAAAAATCTGAGATTACGGCACAAAGCTAGCTTTGCAGCAAGAGAATATCTTGATCAGCATGGTTTTACCGAAGTTGAAACACCTGTTTTAATGAAATCAACACCTGAAGGCGCGCGGGATTACATTGTTCCTTCACGAGTTAACCCTGGAAAATTCTACGCATTACCGCAATCTCCGCAATTATATAAACAAATTCTCATGGTAAGTGGCGTTGACAAGTATTTTCAATTTCCAAGATGTTTGCGTGATGAAGATTTGCGCGCAGATCGACAGCCTGAGCACACGCAGATTGATATTGAAATGAGTTTTGTTGAGAGAGATGATGTATTAAACATGATTGAAGAATTAATGTGCCACCTGTTCAAAAAAGTACTAAATGTTGATCTTAAAAAACCGTTTCCAAGAATAAGCCATAAAGACTCCATGGAAAAATATGGGTGTGATAAACCTGATTTAAGATTTGACTTAGAATTAACAACCTTGACTGAAGAGATGAAAAAATCAGAGTTTGGCGTCTTCAAAAGTATTGTAGAAAAAGGCGGCATTGTCAAAGCAATCAATGCTCCTGGATGCGGAGAAAAGTTCTCAAGAAATGAAATTGACAGTTATATTGCTTATGCGCAGTCAGTTGGTGCAAAAGGATTAGCTTGGATGAAAATGACTGACAAAGGTTTGGAAAGCAATATTGTCAAGTTCTTTTCTGAGCAAGTTCAGAAAGAGATTATCAAAAAAACAAAAGTAAAAAAAGGAGACCTTTTATTTTTTGCAGCTGACACGTACAAAAACGCTCATGAAATTATGAATAAAATCAGAAATAAATTAGCGCAAGATCTTAAATTAATAAAAGATAATGATTGGAGCTTCTGTTTTATTATTGACTTTCCATTGTTTGCATGGAATGAAGAAGAACAGCATTGGGAGCCAGAGCATCACATGTTTTGTATGCCAAAAAAAGAAGATTTGCAATATCTTGAATCAGATCCTGGCAAAGTATATTGCACACAATATGATTTAGTATTAAATGGCTGGGAATTAGGTTCAGGAAGTATTCGTATTAATGATCCAGAAATCCAAAAGAAAGTTATGAAAGTAATTGGCATGTCTGATGAAGAAGCTAACATGAAATTTGGATTTCTATTGGAAGCATTCAAATACGGCGCGCCTCCTCATGGCGGTGTTGGTTTAGGCTTTGACAGAATTGTTGCTTTAATGGCAGGTTATCATGATATTCGAGAAGTAATAGCATTCCCAAAAAACAAAGCAGCGCAATGCCCTATGGATAACAGTCCTTCTGAAGTAAGTGATAAACAAATGAAGGAGTTGCATATCAAAATAGATATGGTTAAGAAGAAATAGATGATTTTTATGGCTAAAAAAGTACCACATAATATCAAACGATTATATCGCAGTAAAAGAGATAAAGTTCTTGGTGGTGTTTGTGCTGGAATAGGAGATTATTTTGAAATAGACCCTGTTGTAGTAAGGTTAGTCTGGATAATCTTCACCTTTATTTCCATGGGATTTGGGATTATTGCTTATATTATAGCATGGATTATTGTACCTGAAGAACCGTAATTAATAGATAATTGAGAAAAAGATTATTTATTGTCTTCCTTTTTGTCTGCTTCTCCTGAGGTTACTTCGTTCAGACACTTGCATGACCTACCAGTTGGTACCAGTGTAAAACATCTACAGGTTTTTTCACCTTCTTTATTGTATCCCCCTCTTTCTTTCTCATCATCTGTCGGATAAAAAACCCCACAAGCAGTAAGGATTACCATAGACAAAAGAAGTGTGAGCATAAGAGCAATTCGAATGTTCATGTGATAGGGTTAATATAAACACTATTTAAAACTTTTCATCAACTGTACGTATTAAGTCTGTGGTTTAGCGCCTACTTTTGTGAAGCTCTTCTTAAATTTGTTTTTGGGGATTTTTCGAAGTGCCAGAGAGAAAAATCCAATGTTAAATTACTTTTGAAGCTGAACTGGTGCTAAACCTGAAAAAGACTTAATACGTACGTAAACTTTCAATTGATTTGAAGTTACATATAAGTTACATATAAAAGAAGGATAAAATCATGAGCTATTGTTTACATCAAACTCCAACAGCAACGGCAGATGATCCGAATATTTAACCGGCAATACTTCAAACTTCTTTACTGTAATGCCCTGAGAAACAAGAATATAATCGAGGCATTTCCTTGGTTTAAAAGCAGGAAAGGTGTTATTATTTAATTGATCAACAAATATAAGATGATTTTCTGATGCTAACAGCAATAAATCTCCTTGATGTTTAGCATTAAAATCTCCCATAACAATAACATTTCCCTGCACTTTTTTGATAAGTTCAGATAATTCTTTAATCTGTATTTTTCTATTTTTTCTGATCAAAGATAAATGAACAAGAAAGACATGAAAGTTATCAAAAGTAACATGAATAACTAATCGTTTTCTTCCCACCGATAATTCATAGTAATGCAATGAACAAAATGGCTGTTTTGACAAAAGAGCATTGCCAGACTGAGCAAAAATAGGTAATTTGCTCCATACTGATCCTTTTCTATACTTGCAGCGAGAAGCTACATTATAACATCCTGTTTTGGAAGCGATATAATTAATCTGATCAACAAAACGAGTTTTGACTGATCCATGATCAACTTCAGTTAAACCAATAATATCTGGTTTATACGATGCAAGAAATGTGCTGATTTTTTCCAATGTTTTTTTACTGGAAAGAAAAACTCGATAAAACCCCAGAGAACTCTGCCCGCGATATTTGCCAAGACCAGAGCAATAAAAGGTGTTATACAAAATAAGTTTCATAGCTGATATAAAGATAATAAAGCTTTTAAATCTTCACTTTAATCTAGGTGTTATGACTGATTTTTTATCGGTGCAAGAAGCAATGAACAAGGGTTCTGGAAAAGTAGCTGTTCGTGGATGGGTATACCGTGAACGTGGTTCAAGCAAAGTTAAATTCATCATTTTAAGAGATTCCACCAATACCATTCAATGTGTTATTAAACGCGATACCATTGGTGAAGATAAATATGCAATAGCTGATAAGATACAGTTAGAAACTTCTATAATTATTAAAGGCAGTATCAAGGAAGACCCGCGCGCTCCTACAGGTTATGAAATAGCTGTTGAAGACTTTGAGGTCATTGGCAATTCCAGTGAATTCCCTATGAATAAAGATCAAAACCCAGAATTCTTATTAGATAACCGGCATCTTTGGTTAAGATCACAGCATCTAACAGCAGTGATGAAAATACGTTCTACAATTATTGGTGCAATCCATGAATTTTTTCGAAGTAAAGGGTTCCATGAATTCAATGCGCCTATTCTTCAGCCAAATCAATGTGAAGGCGGTTCTACATTATTTGAAGTTAAATATTATAATGATAAAACATATTTAAGCCAATCATGGCAATTATATGCTGAAGCTGGCATTTTTGCGTTGGATAAAATATACAACGTCAGCCCTACATTCAGAGCAGAACGTTCAAAAACTTCTAGGCATTTGTCTGAATTTTGGATGGCAGAAATGGAAGCAGCATGGTTTAATCTCCAGGATATTTCAGAAACTGCAAAAGAAGAATTAAAATTTATTATAAAAAAAGTTCTTGAAACTAACCTTCGAGAATTAAAAATTCTCGAAAGGGACATTTCAAAATTAAAAGTATGCTTAGAAAAACCATTCCCCACCATAACTTATACTGAAGCTTTGAAACTATTAAAAGAAAAATGCAAGATGGATGTAGAATGGGGCAAAGATTTACGTACTATTGAAGAAGAAGAACTGATGACCTTATTCGATGTTCCTGTAGTTGTAACAAATTACCCTAAAGAAATCATGGCATTCTACAAGCCTGCTGATCCAAAAGATCCGAAAACAGCGCTGTGTTTTGATATGTTAGCACCAGAGAAATATGGAGAGATAGTTGGTGGAAGTCAGCGTGAAACAGATAGTAAAGAAATTGAAAAATATCTTGCAAGAGATGGCGAAAATCCAGAAAACTATGCATGGTATTTAGATTTGCGAAAATACGGGAGTGTTCCGCATGGAGGTTATGGATTAGGCGTTGAAAGAGTAGTTGCCTGGATCTGCAAACTCGACAATATTAAAGATGCCATTCCCTTTCCAAGAACAATGTTGAGATGGAAGCCATAGAGAACTTTGCAAAATTATGGTTACTGCCTATTTTGTGAGCATTTTCGAAATACTTATCGGGCAATTTTCGAGGTTCCAGAAAGAAAATTGCTTTGTCAAACATATATCTCAATGCGAACTGGCAGTAACCCGAGCTTTGCGAGTATTTTGCAAAGTTCTCCTTAGTTTAGAATAATAAATTCTTTTGATAAATACCCATAATCAAGTTGAAGAAACAGAAAATAGAATAAAACTTTATAAAGATAATTGACATTCTGTATCCACAGTAATTAAAAATAAGATAATTGGAAGTGATAGATATGGATAATAGGGACAGAGTAAATGTAGTTATTTATGAACCTGATAGTAGAAGAGCTTCTGAAAAAGTAAGAGATTTACAAGCTGGACTTGGAGGAGCATTACCAGAGGGTTATGAAGTAATTGACACTGGATCAAAATATCGTACTTCTCAAAAATCAGGACCAGTTGATCTCTTAAAAGCTGGAAAAATTGATTTAGTCTTACTTGATCCACAAACATCTGGAGCAGAAACTATGTTAGACGATTTAGTTTTAGAAGCTGCAACATCTGGTTTAAAAATGCCAAAAATTGTTATTCTTACAAATCACCCAAATGGAGAACTTACTAACTATGATGCAAGAATGAGAGAATTTTTATATGATAAAACACCAGGAATTGCATCCGTTACCCTTACACGAAGAGATGGTTATTTAGATGCAAGGGATTTACCAAGAATAAAAGCTGCAGTAAGTACCGTTTATAACGGACATTAGATTTTCTGGTTATATTTTTTAATTTTAACTCATTATCCATCCAACTTCTTCTTGATCGAGATCAAACTCTTTAGTAAATGCATCGCAGTAAGATTTGCTTTTCTTCATCATAACCTGCACATACAGCAAAGTGTCCTGAATTACTCTTCGTGAGCTGGAATGTGTTTTTGCAGCAATTTTAGCTGCTATTGCTTTTCGTTTTGCATATTTCATATTTACCTGCCATAGTTTTAATATCCTTTTTGTAGGACCATACTGAACAAATCCTTTATATTTTTCTGATTTGCTTAAAGCTATTCCTGAAGATAATAATACCAAAATATAAACGGTAAATCGCCAATACTGCCATCGCCTTATTCTACCGCGGTAAACATCAGCCCTGCTGAGATAATGATAGGCGCGTGCTAAGTCTTCCGGGTGAACATATTCTTTTGGCAGATTTTCATCCAGCCAAAGGAATATCTCATCTACATCTTCAGCAACATTCTCAAAGGCAGTTTTACTGGTCTCTAAATCAGTTGTTTTAAACACTTTCATAAGAGCATTAAACATAGTCTCTGTTTTATTCCGATCTGAAATTAAATCAAGATCTTCTTTCCGCAGCATTTTTGTAGCATGAGTAAGCATTTGAAGATCATTAATGCCTGCACGCAAATCACCATCTGCTTTTCTGGCAAGCGATTTAAGGAGCATTTCATCAAACTGCACCTTTTCTTTTTCGCAGATTGCTTTCAAACAATTAAAAATAGAAGTATATGCTAAGGTTTGATATTCGATAAGTTCGCATTCTTTTCGCAGTTGGTTAAGTTTCTGGTCATAAGGATCAGTAGCTGTGCAGATAACAGGAAATTTACTTTCTTTAATCACGCTAATCAACGCTGCTATTCCACCTCTATCTTTAGTACCTGATAATCCATCTATTTCATCAACAAGAATAACTTTACTGACTGAAAAAAGAGATCGTTGTTTGGTTGCTCCGCCAATAAGATGTTCAATAGCTTCTTTATTTCTAAAATCAGAAGCATTAATCTCTAAGATTTCATAATTAAGATCATGAGCTAATGCATACACAGAACAGGTTTTTCCTGAACCACTGCCGCCGTAGATAATGACAGCTTTCTTTTTCTGAGTATTATAATTAACAACAAAATCTTTTAATTTCTGCAATGAACTTTGCCGTGCAATAACTTCTCCTGTTGTTTTCGGCTGATATTTTCTAATCCAGGTATCTGCCATAGAAAAGGTTAATTAAGAGTGCTTTATTAATATTTAGTTAATGATATAGTTCAACATTTCTATGCCGATCATCCAATCCATCATGAATCCTTTGCATAATAAGTTTTGTTGCGCCTTCAAATTGGGTGCGATGAGCTTCTGTTGAAACACGAGATAATAGTGGTAATGAATCAGAAACAGCATAAGGTTGCAATGCTCCGTCAACAGTTAAAGGATCACCAATAACATAAGTAATTCTTCCTTTTTTAGCAAAAGGATTTTTTCCAGGATAAATTTCAGGCCCACCACTACAAGATACAGGTACAACTGGTACTTCCGTACGTAAAGCTACTTGAGCAAGACCAATACGTGCTTCATCTAAGCGAATATTTCGTGTACCTTCTGGAAAAATAAGCAAAGACAAGCCATATTCTTGGAGAGCTTGGAAGGTTAACCTACCAACTTGCTGCATAAGCTGATCATGATAAAATCTAATCTCATCCATGCGAACCAACATGTATGCTAGTTCTGGTCGAGAACTTTTCCTTAATGCATCATCACTAGTAGTTTTACATTCAAAAACATCTTTAAGGAGGCGATATTCTGTATCTGTTAACACTTTGTGATCATTGGTAGAACTAGAAAAACAGCGTGCATACATTTGATGCAATAGATAATTTGTTGGTAGCACAGGAATCATACCCATTGCATCAAAAAATTTTCTTCCAATCCAATGACGATAATTCTTTCCTTTAATCCAAACCGTAGCATTTTTTCCTGAACGCAATAATTTATAGGTAAATGGTAAATAATTGAAACTATCAGTATGATTCATCGCAAAAATATATTGTTGATCATCAATTAATTTATCTAAGCCTATAATTTGAATATCAAGACCTGGCAAAAGCCAAAAATTAAGTCCAAGAGTTGGATAAGTAACCAAACGCTGGCGTTTTGATTTAGGAGAAACATCAACTGAGGTAAGATGATCCCAACTTAAAGGTCCATTTCTTGGTAAACGAAAATCCTTTTCAACAGCAAGAATCCTTTTAACAAGATCATCGGTCTCTGCCATACCATCCCCACTATAAAGAAATGCTGGTTATTTTATATAGTTAACTAATAGTTATCTTAGAAATTAATTCAACGAGGCTTTCATGGTCAGGATTAGAAAGTTTCA
It contains:
- a CDS encoding ATP-binding protein, with the protein product MPQIKEILIEANKWWKEPLQTEYKEREIYEKIKKYVPLKQIIAFTGLRRVGKTTLMLKIVEDAIKEGINPYNIVYFSCDEYHDIELRTVLKEYEGLKNKLLGNEKYIFLFDEIQKVKSWEEQIKRIYDLHSKNIKIIVSGSESLFIRRKSKESLAGRIFEFKIESLTFKEFLYFKEIKIDNDKLHEKELEMLFNEFIITQGFPEMIGIQDKEVINKYLRENIIDKTIYNDIPLLFSIKDITLVKSIVNIIMENPGQIIELNDLAKELSIARQTISLYLSYLEDSFLIRKLYNYSRNRRKIERKLKKYYPAILDSSLLFREDEYSQSKVFETIIINQLNAEFFWRDPYKNEVDAVINVNKPLPIEIKYGKVETHGLLKFMEEFKSKEGYIISRNKQDKIQHEGKTIVIIPAFLFFRRKIEDLSYEVNK
- a CDS encoding phosphatase PAP2 family protein, encoding MKTTDHKKAFYQREKNTLYIIIFGIILFSMSFFIDKTVIAYAKTMQTPYGDYFLSGASNTWLLVMLLGVLIMLLLYLKQKQHNTREFLLIMGLTLAITGIIKITVMRERPLETIFEAGFFDYSFPSQHTAFAVATLVFVWKKLSSIKYIKYVYTGLAILVGLSRIYLQAHYLSDVIAGALIGYIVSWCVLGLQYKIKEKSATFIKTL
- a CDS encoding endonuclease/exonuclease/phosphatase family protein — translated: MKLILYNTFYCSGLGKYRGQSSLGFYRVFLSSKKTLEKISTFLASYKPDIIGLTEVDHGSVKTRFVDQINYIASKTGCYNVASRCKYRKGSVWSKLPIFAQSGNALLSKQPFCSLHYYELSVGRKRLVIHVTFDNFHVFLVHLSLIRKNRKIQIKELSELIKKVQGNVIVMGDFNAKHQGDLLLLASENHLIFVDQLNNNTFPAFKPRKCLDYILVSQGITVKKFEVLPVKYSDHLPLLLEFDVNNSS
- a CDS encoding PspC domain-containing protein; translation: MAKKVPHNIKRLYRSKRDKVLGGVCAGIGDYFEIDPVVVRLVWIIFTFISMGFGIIAYIIAWIIVPEEP
- the asnS gene encoding asparagine--tRNA ligase, encoding MTDFLSVQEAMNKGSGKVAVRGWVYRERGSSKVKFIILRDSTNTIQCVIKRDTIGEDKYAIADKIQLETSIIIKGSIKEDPRAPTGYEIAVEDFEVIGNSSEFPMNKDQNPEFLLDNRHLWLRSQHLTAVMKIRSTIIGAIHEFFRSKGFHEFNAPILQPNQCEGGSTLFEVKYYNDKTYLSQSWQLYAEAGIFALDKIYNVSPTFRAERSKTSRHLSEFWMAEMEAAWFNLQDISETAKEELKFIIKKVLETNLRELKILERDISKLKVCLEKPFPTITYTEALKLLKEKCKMDVEWGKDLRTIEEEELMTLFDVPVVVTNYPKEIMAFYKPADPKDPKTALCFDMLAPEKYGEIVGGSQRETDSKEIEKYLARDGENPENYAWYLDLRKYGSVPHGGYGLGVERVVAWICKLDNIKDAIPFPRTMLRWKP
- a CDS encoding replication factor C large subunit, which translates into the protein MADTWIRKYQPKTTGEVIARQSSLQKLKDFVVNYNTQKKKAVIIYGGSGSGKTCSVYALAHDLNYEILEINASDFRNKEAIEHLIGGATKQRSLFSVSKVILVDEIDGLSGTKDRGGIAALISVIKESKFPVICTATDPYDQKLNQLRKECELIEYQTLAYTSIFNCLKAICEKEKVQFDEMLLKSLARKADGDLRAGINDLQMLTHATKMLRKEDLDLISDRNKTETMFNALMKVFKTTDLETSKTAFENVAEDVDEIFLWLDENLPKEYVHPEDLARAYHYLSRADVYRGRIRRWQYWRFTVYILVLLSSGIALSKSEKYKGFVQYGPTKRILKLWQVNMKYAKRKAIAAKIAAKTHSSSRRVIQDTLLYVQVMMKKSKSYCDAFTKEFDLDQEEVGWIMS
- the aspS gene encoding aspartate--tRNA ligase, giving the protein MLRTHTCGELRLANKGLKVTLAGWNSVRRDHGGVIFIDLRDKYGLTQVVFDPRHNKKAHSIAERLSREDVIQVKGSVRHRGKDLENPNLETGQIEIIVDEITILNKSATPPIEIDDKKPAHEDMRLKYRYLDLRRPEMQKNLRLRHKASFAAREYLDQHGFTEVETPVLMKSTPEGARDYIVPSRVNPGKFYALPQSPQLYKQILMVSGVDKYFQFPRCLRDEDLRADRQPEHTQIDIEMSFVERDDVLNMIEELMCHLFKKVLNVDLKKPFPRISHKDSMEKYGCDKPDLRFDLELTTLTEEMKKSEFGVFKSIVEKGGIVKAINAPGCGEKFSRNEIDSYIAYAQSVGAKGLAWMKMTDKGLESNIVKFFSEQVQKEIIKKTKVKKGDLLFFAADTYKNAHEIMNKIRNKLAQDLKLIKDNDWSFCFIIDFPLFAWNEEEQHWEPEHHMFCMPKKEDLQYLESDPGKVYCTQYDLVLNGWELGSGSIRINDPEIQKKVMKVIGMSDEEANMKFGFLLEAFKYGAPPHGGVGLGFDRIVALMAGYHDIREVIAFPKNKAAQCPMDNSPSEVSDKQMKELHIKIDMVKKK
- a CDS encoding ATP-binding protein → MDTKAIEEYLIDVQKREFPSVIKRDLKLAASKKIQSIIGPRRAGKTYYLFQIMQELIQQGVPKSQIIHLNFEDPRLIGVNFTEIKSIVNLHWQLYPDGANAKQMFIFIDEPQNILKWETAVRALHDEGFYIYLTGSSSKLLSKEIATSLRGRTLAYTLLPFSFKEFLSSQNNKIDAGRMSSKEKSLLLHDLNKYLSFGGFPEVCLEKNEDTKIKILNEYFQSIVYKDLVERYGIKNIQLVKWLIKSLGSSFSKEFSVNKVFLTLKTQGVQVSKNTLYNYLSMLEDSVFVFFLEKFSYSYRKKEFSINKVYLNDTGYAKLIESSDNKGSKMENAVYLELERRKKALTTLSYWKNQQQEEVDFVVKNSSKIEQLVQVCHDLTDISVKKRELSALIKASKELRANQLLIITYDYEGKEKLKGKTIYYIPLWKWLLTNK